In the genome of Phormidium ambiguum IAM M-71, the window AAATTTGCCCGAAGCAGGAATGGCAGTAATAATTCAAAAACAAGTACGCGGGGCTTTTTCCGGTGTTGCTTTTAGCCGCGATCCGATCGCACAAACAGGAGATATCGTCATCATCGAAGCTTTACCCGGTGGTGCTTTACAAGTAGTTTCCGGTCAAGTTACTCCCGAACAATATCGCGTCACGATTAGCAATTTACCAACTGCACAAAATTCAGATTTATCATCAATTACTGTGGAAGGTGAAGGGGATGTACCGTTAGGATTAATTCGGGAAGTGGCAGTTTTAGCTAGAGAATTAGAAAGTCGTTTTCAGGGAATTCCTCAAGATATTGAATGGAGTTACGATGGCGATCGCTTATGGCTTTTACAATCTCGTCCAATTACTACTTTATCACCAATTTGGACGAGAAAAATTGCTGCTGAAGTGATTCCCGGTTTAATTCGTCCGTTAACTTGGTCGATTAATCGTCCCCTAACTTGTGGCGTTTGGGGAGAAATTTTTACTATAGTTTTAGGAGAAAAAGCTAAAGGATTAGACTTTAACGAAACTGCTACTTTGCACTATTCTCGCGCTTATTTTAATGCCTCACTTTTAGGGTCAATCTTTCGCCGCATGGGTTTACCTCCTGAAAGTTTAGAGTTTTTGACTAGAGGCGCAAAATTTAGCAAACCTCCGTTAATTTCCACTTTACAAAACGTCCCAGGCTTACTCAATTTATGGCGCAGAGAAAGAGAGTTGGAAGCGGATTTTGCCCAGGACGATCGCCAACACTTCGCCCCTGGTTTAACTAAACTGAAAAAACCGGAAAATTCTCCCGATCCTCAATCTTTGTTAACCCGCATCGATTTTATTTTGGCATTACTACGCAAAGCAACTTATTATAGTATTCTTGCTCCTCTAAGCTTCGCCCTGAGAAAAGCAATTTTTCGCGTAAAAGATGCCGAATTAAATTCTGGAGAAACGCCGGAGGTTGGTTCTTTACGCAGTTTAACTTCCCTCGCTATTAGTGCGAGAAATTTATTAATTAATCAAGGAGTTAGACCAGAGGAAAAAAACCAAATATTTGCTAGTTTAATCAAAACTGACGAAGGACAAAGAATTTTACAAGAGTTTGAACAAATCTTAGAAAGATATGGCTATTTAAGTGATGTTGGTACAGACATTGCGGTTTCAACCTGGAAAGAAGAACCCGATCATGTAAGAGACCTTTTTGTCCAATTTATTATGAATCCGCCTCCAAAAGTCAGTTTACCAAAAAAACAAAATTGGTTAGCAAAATTAGTGCAACGTCGGTTAAATTTAAAAGGCAAAGTTACAGATATATACAGCCAATTATTAGCCGAATTAAGATGGGGTTTTTTGGAATTAGAAAAAACCTGGATATCATCAGGATTACTGCAAAACCCAGGAGATATATTTTTCTTGGAATTGTCAGAAATTCGGCAAATAATTAATCAAACTAACCGAGAGTTACCGAATCAAATACCTCAGTTAATCGAACAAAGGCGATCGCAATTAGCCCAAAACGAACAATTAGAAACAACACCATTTGTAGTGTACGGAAATGCACCACCAATTACCATCCTCAAAACTGCTTCCTTACAAGCAACCGAACTTTTACAAGGAATTGGTGCCAGCGCCGGACAAGCAGAAGGAAGGGTAAAAGTATTGCGAAATTTGCAATCTGTACCCGAAATTAATCGGGAAACTATACTCGTTGTGCCTTATACTGACTCTGGTTGGGCATCACTTTTAGCTAGGGCTGGTGGATTAATTGCCGAAGTAGGAGGACGCTTATCTCATGGTGCGATCGTCGCCCGCGAATATGGTATTCCAGCTATCATGGATGTTCAAGATGCGACTCGTCTGTTAAAAGATGGTCAGCTAGTGCGAATTGATGGTCAACGCGGAACTGTGGAAATCTTGTAATTTAGGTTTTGTATTATTAGATAAATCATGGCTAACGATAACATATCCCTGCAAGAATCTCAGCCAATAGCTTCAGTAAATGAGTCAACAAACGAATCTGAAATAACGGTAAAAGATCCGAAATTTTTAAAGCAAGCATTGTTGGAAAAACTGAAAAGTTTAATGAATGTTAAAGGGGAAATTTCTTTACCCTGCGTTCCAGCCATGCTAAATGAATACTTAAATTTAGTCGATAATTTGCTAAAAACATTAGGTCAAACTTTAAATGAAGAAAATTCTGAGAATCTCAAACAGTTAATTAATAAAGGATTAGTCGAAGGATATAAACTTTCACCCCACGCACGTTTATTAGTTAGCTTTTTACCAGCAGAAGAAGCTAAAGGTTTGGCAAGTGGGATTACAATTAATACTAAAGTTTTGGTAGAATCTGTTGCCGATAAGTATCAAAAATGGCCAGAAATTCGCCAAGAACCATTATTTGGTAGTCATCCTGATGCTAAAGTAATGAGCGTGGCGGCTCAATTAGGTGAGCCAAATAATACAACTATTTTAGATATTGGTGCGGGAACAGGTCGTAATACTATTCCTTTAGCAAAGTTAGGATATCCAGTAGATGCGATCGAACTTACCCCCGCATTTATGGAAAAATTAACCGCAGAAGTAAACAACCAAAATTTACCAGTAAAAGTATTTCAAGGAGATATTTTAGAACCACTTTTAAGAATGAAGGTGGCGCATTACAAATTAGCGATCGCCTCCGAAGTTTTATCCCATTTTCGTTACACCGAACAAGTCCGCTTATTCTTCGCCAAAATGTGCGACACTTTACGCAGTGGCGGACTACTGTTATTTAGTGTCTTTTTAGCAGTTGATGACTATGAACCAGATAACTTTGTCAAAGAAATGTCCGAAGTTTCTTGGTCATATCTAATCACCAGAAAAGAACTACAAGCAGCAATGGAAGACTTACCATTAGAACTTATTTCCGATGAATCAGTCATAGAATACGAACAAAAACACTTACCCTCAGAAGCATGGCCTCCTACCACTTGGTATGTCAACTGGGCAATGGGACGCGATTTATTTCCCATTAACAAAAACCCACCAATGGAATTACGTTGGATACTTATGAAAAGAATTTAAAAATTTTAGCTCTCTGTTGACCTCTCCAACAACTCTTGTAGGGTAGGCATCCTGCCTGCCTTTGAGATTCTTTTTTAGAGAGGTCTAATAGAATATTCAGCTTAAAAGCAGAGGTGTGTAACAGAAGAAAAAGAAAACATCAAAAATCAAACTGTCACACACCTCTTAAATATTCAGTTTAGTAATGTCTGTTAATGGAACATACTACTAACAGAACTATCTTCGTGAATCCGCCAAATAGTTTCACCTAAAACATCAGCGACAGATAAAACTGTCAAACCTGGAAATCGGAGATCTTCAGTAATGGGAAGAGTATTAGTAACAATTACTTCTTCAAAAACGCCAGAAGATAATCTTTCAATTGCTGGAGGTGAAAATACCGCGTGAGTAGCGCAAGCATAAACTTGACGCGCCCCTTCTTTACGCAGTAACCGCGCACCCTCAGTAATAGTACCACCCGTATCAATCATGTCATCTACCAACACCGCTGTTTTACCAGCGACATCGCCAATGACGTTCATAACTTCCGCTACATTATGAGCTTGACGACGTTTATCAATAATTGCCAAAGGAGCATCATTGAGCTTTTTGGCAAATGCTCTGGCTCTAGCTACACCGCCCACATCTGGGGAAACTACCACAATATCGGATAATTGCTTATTCAAGAGGTAGTTGAGGATGACAGGCGAACCGTAGACGTGATCTAAAGGAATGTCAAAATAACCTTGAATTTGCCCTGAGTGCAAATCCATTGCTAGGATGCGATTAGCCCCAGCTTCCGTAATTAAGTTAGCAACCAACTTAGCAGCAATTGACTCACGCCCTGCTGTTTTACGATCTGCACGGGCATAGCCATAGTAGGGAATTACTGCGGTAACTTGCCTAGCCGAAGCTCGACGGCAGGCATCAATCATAATTAGTAATTCCATTAGGTGATCGTTCACCGGACGGCAAGTTGGCTGAATCAGATAAACATCACAGCCGCGAATTGATTCCTGAATTTGAATGTAAATTTCTCCATCAGCAAAGTGCTTATGGATCATTGGGCCTAAGTCCATTCCCAGATAGCGAGCAACTTCCTGGGCTAGGGGAATGTTAGCGGAGCCAGAAAACAATCTCAAACGGTTGTTAGGAGAGATTGGTGGTGATGTTGGCTGAAGAGTCAAAGTGGCAGAACGGATCACAGCAGACCCTCTAAGCATTGTTTAAGGACATATTATCATTTTAGCCCTTCTAAAATATCCTAAATTTTTCTAAATTTGTTCACTTCAAACTATTATTTAGCTAAAAATAAGCTTAGCAACATAAAACTAACTCGCTAAGAGAGGAAAATTAATAATTTCATGACAAATAATTAGGAAAAAGAGCGTTCTGAGCAAGTCTATTCCAGTAATTTAACTTAGTTTATTGAATTCATGATTGAGAAAGTGTCATAAAGTTACGAGCGATCGCATACTCACAATTATCCCTTGGCAAAACTATTTGTGGATTGTACGGAGATTTTTAACTCATAATTCAGATAAAGTGCGTAAATATCAGGAGAGAAAAAGTTTGATTTTGAAGATTACTTAAATTTACTACCAACGCTGGATTACCCTCCTGACGCGATAGAAGTTGTCAAGTTAAGCTAGAATGCTTCCAGCAAAAACGTTTCGTCATTACCTTTGCCTGCTTAATTAACTGCGATGCAACCACCGCTTCCCAATGGAACTATTCTGCAAAACCGCTACTGTTTACTCAATATTTTGGGTCAGGGGGGGTTTGGACGAACTTATCTTGCCGAAGATCAAGGGCGTTTTCAGGAAAAATGCGCCTTGAAAGAATTCATTCCCCAAAACTCAGGTTCACAATCTCTACAAAAATCTAAAGAACTGTTTCAACGGGAAGCTAGCATACTTTATCAAATTCAGCATCCGCAAATTCCCCAGTTTCGTGCCGCTTTTGCCCAAAATCAACGTTTATTTTTGGTACAGGACTATGTGGAAGGAAAAACTTATCGGTCTTTACTTGCCCAACGGAAGTCGAAAACCGAAAAGTTTACGGAAGCAGAAGTTTTGCGGCTGTTGCAGCAATTGCTGCCAGTGTTAGATTACATTCACAGTCAAGGAATTGTTCACCGAGATATTTCCCCAGACAATGTTATTTTACGAGAACGCGATCGAACACCAGTATTAATCGACTTTGGTGTAGTTAAAGATATTGCTTCTAAAGTGCAATATCCCGATCTAAGTTTGTCAGCGACTACTGTGGGAAAAATGGGTTATGCCCCATCGGAACAAATTCAAACCGGAAGGGCTTATCCGAGTAGCGATCTTTATTCTTTGGCGGTAATGGCAATTGTATTGCTGACAGTGCAGGAACCACAGGTATTATTTGATGAAAATACTTTGTCTTGGAATTGGCAAAAGTGGATTTCTCCAGTTAGTCCAGTTTTGGCACAAGTACTAAATAAAATGTTAAGTTATCGACCTGGCGATCGCTACCCAAACGCCCGTGCAGTTGTCCGCGCTTTAGCATCACCTCCTAGTTTAGTGACTACGAATTCATCAGCAAAACAACCTGTTTCTCAACCACCAAAACCGACTCCTCCTAATTTTTCCGCAGTTCAAACAGTAGCAGTTGCCCGAAAAGTTCAATCAAATTATTCTCCAAGCAATCCTTCTATAGTAACTATTCCCGCTCAAAAATCTGTTTGGGATAATCCTTTTCAAGTATTTTTGTTAGGTGTGATTTTATCGCTGTTCGCTGGTGTAGGGTCTTGGTTTTTAGTTAGTTATATTTTAAATCGTGGCCTATTATTTCGCAATTTACAATTACCCACAATTACTAATCAATCTAATAGTTCTAATAATTCAATATCTACTCCTTCAACTAGTTCTAGTGATCTTTTTCCTGATGCGACTCCAACGCCAAAAGCAGAAGAAATTCCGACTATTGATGCTGAACCTGTAACTTATGATAAACGGTTAAATCCGGTTATCGGAGAAACTTTAATTGCCGAAGATAGATTAAATTATAATGCCACGATTAATTATATTGTTTCAGGAGTTCAAGGACAAAAATTAACTGCTTTGTTAACTCAAGAAGGTGTATTAATGACAGTTTTAGGCCCTAATGGTGAAACTGTAGATAATCAATCAAGAAGAGTAACTCGTTGGGAAGGTACACTGCCTTATAATGGCGATTATACAATTCAGTTAGGTACAGTTAAAGGTGTATCAAAAAGTGATTATAAATTGGAGTTATTATTAACTAATCCAGAACCAATTCCTTCGCCTACACCTCTAGAAACGCCGACTCCTGAACTTGTACCCACGCCTACTCCTACAGAGAATTCTTTGGCAAACGTTTTAATTGATGCTGAACCTGTTTATTTTCCTGATGGGGGAATCGGAACACAAATTTTATCCGATCGCAGTAGTCCCGAAAGAATCAAACGTTATTTGCTAAATTTACAAGCAGGTCAAGTGGTAAGTGTGAGAGTTCTTAGCGGTGAAGTAACTTTGGATATTCGCTATCCCAACGATCGGTTAGTGGAAAATGCTACAGGTCTGGGAGAATGGGAATCAAAGATCGATCGCCCCGGAGAATACAAAGTTGATATCAAAGCCAATCAAGAAAGCGTATTTTCTGTAGATATCACAGTTAGATAATGGTATTGTTTGTCATTAGTCATTAGTTATTTTGAGCGATTACCAATTACCAAATGAAAAATTTACTGATTGCTGGTACAGATACTAACGCCGGAAAAACTGTTTTAACTACCGCTTTATTTGCTTATTTACAAAAATATTATCCTCATCAAAAAGTGGGAATTTTCAAACCACTTCAGACTGGAGAAGGCGATCGAGAACTTTACAGCCAATTATTTTCTTTAAATCAGTCTGAGATTACACCGTTACATTATTCCGCGCCTTTAGCGCCACCAATAGCTGCGGAAAAAGAAGGTAAGGAAGTAGATTTAAAAATTGTTTGGCAAGCTTTTACTAGTTTACAAGAACAAAAAGATTTAGTCTTAGTAGAAGCTTTAGGCGGCTTAGGTTCCCCGATAACTTATGAATTAACAGTTGCAGATTTGGCGAGAGATTGGGCATTACCAACTGTTTTAGTAGTACCTGTAAAATTGGGTTGTATTGCTCAAGTTGTAGCAAATGTGGCTTTAGCGCAACAATCAAAAGTTAAGCTGAAGGGAATTGTTTTAAATTGTGTGCAATACATATCAGAACAAGAAATAAAGGAATTAGCGCCAATAGATTTAATCCAATCTTTAACTAATGTTCCAGTTTTGGGCATTATACCTTACTTATCAGATGCTCAAGATGTAGAAAAACTGGCGCAAGTAGCAGGTAATCTAGAACTAGAAAATTTGGCTATCTGTTAGTTTTTGTAGTTAAATATTTCATTTTTTTACTAAGAGGAAGGACAGATTTTAACTTTTATGTGATTTCTGCTTCTTCCAAAATTTTTGCTAAACTTGTGTTTATAACAAACCAGCTTTAGGTTTAAAAAAGAAAAATGTGTCTTTAGGTGGATCGCTATTGCTGTGTCTGTAATTTACCTTAATAAGAGATGATTTTAAAATTTAGTTTATGGATAAGATATTAGATCGATCGCGCCAACTCAAGCAAAATTTAGTAGAATTTGTCCTCGAATCAGAAGGTAACTTAGCAATAGCCTTAGAGACTTACGTTGCGGCTAATTCTCACAGTCAAAATAAACTATACGATCCTGGTTACGAAAAAAAGTTATTAATTGACGGTTTTGTGACAGAAGGAAAAGTAGGAGATCTAAGTCCGATTGATTTATTTTTAACAAGTGAAGCGGAATTATCAGAAAGCGATCGTAATTTACTAAAAAAATGGCAAAACAGTTTTCTTGGCTTGTTTGCAGTTCAAGAAATTTTACCAGATGGCTTTAAATTAATGAATTGGTTATCAGCCAAACATTATACCGTGAAGCCAAATGACAGTCGTACACTAGCAGAAATGGCTAATTTTAAAAACGGAGAAATTTTGCTCACCAGAATTTCCCCTGTTACCGATGATTATTGGATGTTTTCCGGCCCTTGTTTACCAATGGGAAATTTAGGAAAACCAAAATTAGCAGTAGCAATTGGTAATTTTAAAGATATACATAAAAAACATCTTTACAGCGATGCACCCGATTTATTAGAAGAAGCTTGGCATTCAGTCGAACAGTATCATCAAGATTTCCTTGATTTTTTTGGTAGCGATGAAGTTACAATGCCTGGATATCAGTTGAATAAAAAGTTTACAGAATTTCAAGAAATTATCACTAAAAAAAGATTAGCAGCGATCGGGATTGATGACTCTAAATCCCTAGAAGAAATGGCAGAAGAAGCAGGAGTTTCCCAGGAAGAAATCAAAGCAGCAGCTAAAGAAGTGGGTGCAAATTCTCAAGAAGTTGAACAGCTGTTTCAAAGCAAGGGAAAACCAAAAATGATGCTGCCCAAAGTAGAGTTACCCGATAATATCAAAAAAGCGGAAGAAGTTACGGTTATTGCTCATCCTCGTTGGGGACAAGCAATTTTGCCAACTTATACTAAGTTTAAATCAGTTTTGGCAACAGAAGATTGGCAAAATATTCCCAATGGAGACAAACTAATTCGTAAATATTTGACCGATCCAGAAGTAAATGCTTTTATTTGGAGTCGTTTAGCTACAGAGTATCCCAAAGAGTTAGAAAAGGTATTACAAACTTATTTAAATCGGCCTAATTTTCAGATAGATGCTGATTTAAATGCTGTCCTTCAAGAGTATAACAAGCCGTTAGAACCTGAACTCCCAGAAATTGCCAGCGTTCCTCTACATTTACACAACTTGTTCCAAGAAGCGATCGCAGAAGTAGAAAAATCTAAGCCTAAATCCAAATCACCAAATAAGAAAACCAAAGGTTTTGGGAAATAAAATTTATTTGGTAATTATTGACTTTTCCAAAGTTAATAACCTAGTGATAATCTCGCTAAAATCAGCTTTAAGATCCGGTAAATTTTGCGCGGATACTACAGGAACATGAACAAAAATACAAGGTGTTTGGAGATAGCGATCGCGCAAATATTTCAACATTGAATAATACAATCCTTCGCAAACAAACTTACCTGCATCATGGCTAACATTTGTCATTTTTAAACCAACAATCAATTTCTCTAAATTCACCCGCGTTTCAATTAAATTATTCTCACATCTAGCCTGAGATTCTAGAGTCAAAATTTTACGTTTTTCTGCCATTCCACAGTTAATAATTAGATCGGGATTCACTTGATTTATGTGTTGAATCACTAAAGTGCTTGCTTGGTGAACATCGACAGGTAAATTACGTAATGTTATTAAAGAAGCTGGAAAAAAATCATTTTTAGTAACTTCATGCAATAAATCATCCGATGAATTAGACTTCTGGTGAGGTAGCCAAGTAGTAAACGAAGTTAGCAGGACTTTTTTGTTCATATACAATTAAAATGGAAACAGTTCTTGGTACTCAAGCAGGGAGGAAAAATGGCTGTTATTGCTGTAATTGATTATGACATGGGGAACTTGCACTCTGTTTGTAAAGGTTTAGAAAAAGCTGGCGCAATTCCCAAAATAACTGATTCGCCCAAAGAAATTACTCAAGCTGATGCAGTTGTTTTGCCAGGAGTGGGATCTTTCGATCCAGCTGTGCGACAATTGCGATCGCGTAATTTAGTCGAACCAATTAAACAAGTAATTGCCGAAGGTAAACCATTTTTAGGTATTTGTTTAGGTTTACAAATTTTATTTGATAGTGGCGAAGAAGGCAAAGAACCAGGTTTAGGTATTATACCTGGAACAGTTCGCAGATTTCGCCCCGAACCTGGATTAACTATTCCTCACATGGGATGGAATCAATTAGAAATTACTCAACCAAATGCAGCAATTTGGCAAAATTTAGTTAATCAACCTTGGGTTTATTTTGTACACTCTTATTATGTCGATCCGATCGATCCAAAAGTTTGCGCCGCTACAGTAACTCATGGTAGCCAAAAAGTAACAGCTGCTATTGCTAAAGATAATTTAATGGCTGTACAATTTCACCCGGAAAAATCATCAGATACGGGATTACAAATCCTCTCTAATTTTGTTAGTAAAATTCAAACACCAGTTGGAATCAGCGGGTTTTGAGTGAAATTCGATCGCTATTGCATTTCGCCCCTACTAAATCAAAATGAGTCTGAGAATTTACGGCAATCGCCTCCTAAAAACATTACCAGGTCAAGATACTCGCCCTACTTTAGCCAAAGTGAGACAGGCAGTTTTTAATATTTGGCAAGGCACAATTGAAGGTTGTTCCTGGTTAGATTTATGCACCGGAAGTGGTTCAATGGGGGCGGAGGCTTTATGTCGAGGTGCTAGTTATGTTGTAGGAATTGAAAAGTCAAGTCGTGCTTGTGCAATTATTCAGCAAAATTGGCAGCAAGTTGCCCATTCAGGACAGATTTTTCAAGTTTTGCGTGGCGATGTTTTGCAAAAATTAAAAAGTTTAGAGGGGAAGAAATTCGATCGCATTTATTTCGATCCTCCTTACTCTAGTGAATTATATCAGCCTGTACTGGAAGCTATCGCTAAATACCAACTGTTAGCCGAAAATGGGGAAATCGCAGTCGAACATAGCCCTGATTTGTGGAATGTAGAACAAATTCCTGGGTTAGCAATTTGCCGAGAAAAAATTTATGGTAATACTGCTTTGAAGTTTTATTGTAATATTTTTAATGAACCCGCAGCGGACACAAAGTAAAGGAATTATCAAAATGAATCGTCCAGTCGGCGTAACCATCCTCGCTGTTTTACAACTAATTAACGGAATTTTGGCGACTTTGGGAGGATTGTATATTATCTTTTTTAGAACCGCGATTTTTCGGAGATCTCCTGAATTAGAAAACATACCTCAATACCCAACATTAGCCGCTGGATTTGCTCTAGTTTTAGTGATTTTAGGTTTAATTGGATTATTCTTAGCTTGGGGATTATTTACACTCAAAAAGTGGGCATGGTTAACAACTTTGATTTTGAATGTATTCAGTATTTTAAGTAGTTTATCTGCAATTTTTTCTAATCAAACTAGAAAAGGTGGAGATATTTTTGGGTTAGTGATTGCTGTAGTAATTGTTTATTATCTACTACGTCCAGAAGTAAGACGAGCTTTTGGTAAGAATTAATTTTATTTCTTCTCTGGCAAACAAGGTTTGACTATAAAACGAGTATTATTGTCAACTGTTATATTGCAAGAATACTCAATTGTTCCGTTTTTACCGGAATTGTTCCTAATTATATTTCCGGTTCCTCCTAAACTAGATTTAGCGACAATACCGCCACTCAATTCATTATCTTCTATCAAAACTTGAGACATAGAATAAGGTGCTTTATTCGTATCTGCAACTACATAAATCATGTATTTATCGACTTCTGAACTTGATAATTTATTACCTCTAATTGTCACATTTTTGATTTCGGGAACTTTATATATCCCAATATAACCATTACCTTGGTTATTAATAATTGCCGCTTTATTTACAGTTGTACCACCACAACATTCTTGAATTAAAATTCCCTCTCCATCCACGCTCAGATAAGGCGTATCCATCACTCGATGTCTGTAAACTTGATAATTATTTCCCTCAATTTGAACATTCCAACCAGACCAATCAATTGCCCTATTTTCAAAAGTAACTGCACCTCTAGGTTGACGAATTCCTGTGGGATCGGTCCACCATTGCTTATTAACTCGATCCAAAATTACATTATCTTTAATCATCAATCCATCACCCGCTGCATGAATGCCAACCCGCATTTTATGAAATACCCAATTATCTCTAATTACAATTCCCTTACGAAACAGTCCCGGTTCATTTTTGGGATTACCTGCTAAAGCAAAACCTTGAGATTTAGTACGATTAACAACTATTCCATAATGGTTGCCATAATCAAAAGGTACTTTATTACCTTCTACATAAGTAATCACCTCTTTTTTATCCAAAGATTGAACTTTATATCCAGGTTGATCGTAATTATCAGTAATTGAATCATTAAGTCGATTATTAGCAATTAAAACATTAGCTAAAGCACTAACTTTAATGTTTGCAGTGAAGCGATCGCTATAACGCATCCAAGATTCTTGAAAAGATGAATCTGGTACTTTATTATCTGGATCGGCAACATTATTATTGCGAACTCCAAAAATTATAATATTTTGTTTTTTTACCCGATCGATCTCTCCTCCAAAATTTATTCCAGCACGGTTAATATCTAAATTAATTAAACCTATATTACTATCCAATTCAGCATTACTAGTAAAGATTTTTTTAAACCCTGTTGTATTATCCGTTCCCTTACTCGAAAAATTCGGTTCATATTTCGGAAAAACTAACTTACTGGTTAGTACATATCCATCGACTTTAGCATCAATTACTTTTGGGGTTTCTCCCCGAATAATTACACCATTTTTCAAAAAAATACTATCTGTAAAATTGTAAGTTCCTGCTGGAAAATAAATAACTCCACCACCATTAAACACAGCAGCATTCATTGCTGAATTAAACTGCTCTCCCAAATTTTTACCGGAAAAATCTTTAATATTATATACACAATTCCATTTAATATTATTAGTCCAAGGATAAGCATTTTCTCCATATTTTACCAGAATAGGGTTATCAGTTGGGCCACTACTTTTACTACCACAATTTTGCGATCGATCCAACGATATTACACTTGAAGATTGCGGATTAATTTTTGGGGAATTGGAACCAAAGAAAAAATAAATAGCGCCAGCTAGGATCAAAAAAATCCCTAACCCTAAGCAAAAGAAAAGTAAATACTTGATTAAATTTCTGCGCGATAAATTTTCCATCCTGACTTTCCCCAAAACTAATGACGTAAAATTTAATCACTTACTTTGTATTTTTGCCAAATGAA includes:
- a CDS encoding class I SAM-dependent methyltransferase, encoding MANDNISLQESQPIASVNESTNESEITVKDPKFLKQALLEKLKSLMNVKGEISLPCVPAMLNEYLNLVDNLLKTLGQTLNEENSENLKQLINKGLVEGYKLSPHARLLVSFLPAEEAKGLASGITINTKVLVESVADKYQKWPEIRQEPLFGSHPDAKVMSVAAQLGEPNNTTILDIGAGTGRNTIPLAKLGYPVDAIELTPAFMEKLTAEVNNQNLPVKVFQGDILEPLLRMKVAHYKLAIASEVLSHFRYTEQVRLFFAKMCDTLRSGGLLLFSVFLAVDDYEPDNFVKEMSEVSWSYLITRKELQAAMEDLPLELISDESVIEYEQKHLPSEAWPPTTWYVNWAMGRDLFPINKNPPMELRWILMKRI
- a CDS encoding glycerol-3-phosphate acyltransferase, with amino-acid sequence MTLTQVWGVLLIFLLCPLLGGLPLIAWITYALTGQNLARLGTGNIGVQAAFYHGGTVVGVLAVLSEAFKGIFAVMLARAFFAPEIFAKSSTGILAFWQAFFQTYPSEWEVIALIALVLGRYWIGKGAGTTNVVWGFVVHDWLVSFLVFVIGGISFTIIREKKAGKLSVLVLLPLLVILLYPQDQPRIIATIALSLIIGWIYQKIPDDLDLPTSEVRPDSQKVFRFFRGDRSMISLDQKLKAEKVGEKAATLSQLKRWGYAVPDGWVLLPGDDPEVIVEALQPSLEKPLVVRSSAIGEDSEVASAAGQYETFLNVSDRTTLRQAIIGCQTSYDRPSAVQYRVDRNLPEAGMAVIIQKQVRGAFSGVAFSRDPIAQTGDIVIIEALPGGALQVVSGQVTPEQYRVTISNLPTAQNSDLSSITVEGEGDVPLGLIREVAVLARELESRFQGIPQDIEWSYDGDRLWLLQSRPITTLSPIWTRKIAAEVIPGLIRPLTWSINRPLTCGVWGEIFTIVLGEKAKGLDFNETATLHYSRAYFNASLLGSIFRRMGLPPESLEFLTRGAKFSKPPLISTLQNVPGLLNLWRRERELEADFAQDDRQHFAPGLTKLKKPENSPDPQSLLTRIDFILALLRKATYYSILAPLSFALRKAIFRVKDAELNSGETPEVGSLRSLTSLAISARNLLINQGVRPEEKNQIFASLIKTDEGQRILQEFEQILERYGYLSDVGTDIAVSTWKEEPDHVRDLFVQFIMNPPPKVSLPKKQNWLAKLVQRRLNLKGKVTDIYSQLLAELRWGFLELEKTWISSGLLQNPGDIFFLELSEIRQIINQTNRELPNQIPQLIEQRRSQLAQNEQLETTPFVVYGNAPPITILKTASLQATELLQGIGASAGQAEGRVKVLRNLQSVPEINRETILVVPYTDSGWASLLARAGGLIAEVGGRLSHGAIVAREYGIPAIMDVQDATRLLKDGQLVRIDGQRGTVEIL
- the bioD gene encoding dethiobiotin synthase, translating into MKNLLIAGTDTNAGKTVLTTALFAYLQKYYPHQKVGIFKPLQTGEGDRELYSQLFSLNQSEITPLHYSAPLAPPIAAEKEGKEVDLKIVWQAFTSLQEQKDLVLVEALGGLGSPITYELTVADLARDWALPTVLVVPVKLGCIAQVVANVALAQQSKVKLKGIVLNCVQYISEQEIKELAPIDLIQSLTNVPVLGIIPYLSDAQDVEKLAQVAGNLELENLAIC
- a CDS encoding peptidase C15 — protein: MNKKVLLTSFTTWLPHQKSNSSDDLLHEVTKNDFFPASLITLRNLPVDVHQASTLVIQHINQVNPDLIINCGMAEKRKILTLESQARCENNLIETRVNLEKLIVGLKMTNVSHDAGKFVCEGLYYSMLKYLRDRYLQTPCIFVHVPVVSAQNLPDLKADFSEIITRLLTLEKSIITK
- the hisH gene encoding imidazole glycerol phosphate synthase subunit HisH produces the protein MAVIAVIDYDMGNLHSVCKGLEKAGAIPKITDSPKEITQADAVVLPGVGSFDPAVRQLRSRNLVEPIKQVIAEGKPFLGICLGLQILFDSGEEGKEPGLGIIPGTVRRFRPEPGLTIPHMGWNQLEITQPNAAIWQNLVNQPWVYFVHSYYVDPIDPKVCAATVTHGSQKVTAAIAKDNLMAVQFHPEKSSDTGLQILSNFVSKIQTPVGISGF
- a CDS encoding serine/threonine-protein kinase — protein: MQPPLPNGTILQNRYCLLNILGQGGFGRTYLAEDQGRFQEKCALKEFIPQNSGSQSLQKSKELFQREASILYQIQHPQIPQFRAAFAQNQRLFLVQDYVEGKTYRSLLAQRKSKTEKFTEAEVLRLLQQLLPVLDYIHSQGIVHRDISPDNVILRERDRTPVLIDFGVVKDIASKVQYPDLSLSATTVGKMGYAPSEQIQTGRAYPSSDLYSLAVMAIVLLTVQEPQVLFDENTLSWNWQKWISPVSPVLAQVLNKMLSYRPGDRYPNARAVVRALASPPSLVTTNSSAKQPVSQPPKPTPPNFSAVQTVAVARKVQSNYSPSNPSIVTIPAQKSVWDNPFQVFLLGVILSLFAGVGSWFLVSYILNRGLLFRNLQLPTITNQSNSSNNSISTPSTSSSDLFPDATPTPKAEEIPTIDAEPVTYDKRLNPVIGETLIAEDRLNYNATINYIVSGVQGQKLTALLTQEGVLMTVLGPNGETVDNQSRRVTRWEGTLPYNGDYTIQLGTVKGVSKSDYKLELLLTNPEPIPSPTPLETPTPELVPTPTPTENSLANVLIDAEPVYFPDGGIGTQILSDRSSPERIKRYLLNLQAGQVVSVRVLSGEVTLDIRYPNDRLVENATGLGEWESKIDRPGEYKVDIKANQESVFSVDITVR